One segment of Neobacillus endophyticus DNA contains the following:
- a CDS encoding alpha/beta fold hydrolase, translating to MINKGSKMPILNFEQETKRWNQLYKVLTEPKPEIVPTPRECIWKKNKSTLWYHPAKEKKYEIPVFLVYSLLNKTYILDVGEGSSVVGGLVDRGYDVYLLDWGSPELEDRDISLDHYILDYMEKAVRRAVRHSGAKEISLAGYCLGGTVAAILSSITDLPIKNLILAAVPIDFSVGIVPQKWLDGLQKGYLSFDRFANAYGTIPSPFLYLMFRMLSPVYGTPVINLITRAHDKDYVEKWHRMDKWTKDTASFAGAAFKQLFNDLYRENKLLKGEMVIGGRRVDLKNIKCPLFVFSCSRDTLVSEQQSLPVIDLVSSEDKTYKVYKGGHVSLALTGIFAEIMDPWLAVRSREVQVAPA from the coding sequence ATGATTAATAAAGGATCAAAAATGCCGATTTTAAACTTTGAGCAAGAAACGAAACGCTGGAACCAGCTTTATAAGGTATTGACTGAGCCAAAGCCAGAAATTGTGCCTACCCCAAGAGAATGTATATGGAAAAAGAACAAATCGACGTTGTGGTATCATCCGGCCAAAGAAAAAAAATACGAAATACCTGTTTTTCTTGTCTACTCGCTGTTAAATAAAACGTATATTCTTGATGTTGGCGAAGGAAGCAGCGTCGTTGGAGGTCTTGTGGATCGCGGATATGATGTGTATTTGCTGGATTGGGGCTCACCTGAGCTTGAAGATCGCGATATTTCATTAGATCATTATATTTTAGATTATATGGAAAAGGCTGTACGAAGGGCCGTACGGCATTCAGGCGCAAAAGAAATATCATTGGCCGGCTATTGCTTAGGGGGAACGGTTGCCGCCATTCTCTCATCGATCACCGATCTTCCTATTAAAAATTTAATTCTCGCAGCTGTTCCAATTGATTTTAGTGTTGGGATCGTACCCCAGAAGTGGTTGGATGGGCTTCAAAAAGGCTACTTGAGCTTTGATCGATTTGCCAATGCTTATGGCACTATTCCATCACCATTTTTATATTTAATGTTTAGAATGCTTTCACCAGTCTATGGAACTCCTGTGATCAATTTAATTACCAGAGCACATGATAAGGATTATGTTGAAAAATGGCACAGGATGGACAAATGGACAAAAGATACAGCCTCTTTTGCCGGTGCCGCCTTTAAGCAATTATTTAATGATTTATATCGCGAAAATAAATTGTTAAAGGGAGAAATGGTTATTGGCGGAAGGAGAGTGGACTTGAAAAATATCAAATGTCCTCTATTTGTCTTTTCATGTTCTCGTGATACGCTTGTCTCAGAACAGCAAAGCCTCCCTGTCATCGATCTTGTATCAAGTGAAGATAAGACGTACAAAGTTTATAAAGGCGGTCATGTGTCATTGGCATTGACAGGTATTTTTGCTGAAATTATGGATCCATGGCTGGCTGTACGCTCACGTGAGGTTCAAGTAGCTCCTGCATAA
- a CDS encoding AAA family ATPase: protein MNQSKKTISQFIPLFSALFIVITGIFIYMQTANNDINIPFSNVEKIVQQQHGKTVTMTEQSDGIVYIKTGNKEYVSNVPPNSQMVDKLVEKYNIKYSYSTSSRYGNWIMIGVLLILAGTAFTLQKIKGGGAGLNSMKNSVAKARPIPSISLEEVGGLGDEMKEEILQTLTTIKEPQKAKKLGIKPPKGVLLYGPPGTGKTLLAQAIAKELNASFFSASGSAFNELFVGVGASRVRSLFQTARKQQPAVIFIDEVDALAGRRKPHGGEESEKTLTELLVQLDGGQSNEGILFIAATNRKDMLDEAFLRPGRIDFSFHVPLPDTKGRKEIIEIHAKGKALAPDILSGLDSLAESTSGFSGSELQSLFETASRRAVRNGQDMIHKHDLDYALDRTILGSTSRTLQDHDTKRRVAIHEAGHAIVSAVTKPGSVRKATIIPRGEALGYVAPIPKELHLSTTSDLLDRVAMILAGGVAERMLLGEHSIGVSGDVQQAKQIIEQMVDIGMLQDGFTLTFNKKEKEVKMQELYAKGLEKAENIIQSHQQQYQQLVDALLKKETLEGFEVEQIVQGIAASQPDSTLALA from the coding sequence TTGAATCAGAGCAAAAAAACGATATCGCAATTTATTCCGCTTTTCTCAGCGTTATTCATAGTTATAACAGGTATATTCATTTACATGCAAACTGCCAATAATGACATTAACATACCTTTCTCAAATGTCGAGAAAATTGTTCAGCAGCAGCATGGCAAGACTGTCACAATGACAGAGCAAAGTGATGGTATTGTATATATAAAGACAGGAAATAAGGAATATGTGTCAAATGTTCCGCCAAATAGTCAAATGGTCGACAAATTAGTAGAAAAATATAATATTAAATACTCCTATTCAACAAGCAGCCGATATGGAAATTGGATCATGATTGGTGTGTTATTAATTCTGGCTGGCACCGCATTTACACTTCAAAAAATAAAAGGCGGCGGAGCAGGCCTTAACTCAATGAAGAATAGTGTGGCAAAAGCTCGCCCGATTCCGTCCATTAGTTTAGAAGAAGTCGGCGGACTTGGCGACGAAATGAAGGAAGAAATCTTACAAACACTTACTACTATTAAAGAGCCGCAAAAAGCTAAAAAATTAGGTATTAAACCGCCTAAAGGAGTTCTGCTTTATGGACCTCCAGGTACTGGTAAAACATTATTGGCACAAGCTATCGCCAAAGAATTAAATGCATCGTTCTTCTCAGCGAGTGGATCGGCTTTTAATGAATTGTTTGTTGGTGTCGGAGCCAGCCGTGTCCGCTCTCTTTTTCAAACCGCTAGAAAACAGCAGCCTGCAGTTATTTTCATTGATGAAGTTGATGCACTGGCAGGCAGACGTAAACCTCATGGTGGAGAAGAATCAGAAAAAACTTTAACAGAGCTGCTAGTTCAGCTTGACGGCGGACAGTCAAATGAAGGAATTCTTTTTATTGCAGCAACCAACCGGAAAGACATGCTTGACGAGGCCTTTTTAAGACCTGGAAGAATCGACTTCTCTTTCCATGTTCCACTTCCAGATACTAAAGGGCGCAAAGAAATTATTGAGATTCATGCAAAAGGCAAAGCCCTTGCACCCGACATTCTTTCTGGCTTAGATTCATTAGCGGAAAGTACTTCTGGATTTTCTGGATCGGAACTTCAATCACTCTTTGAGACGGCCAGCAGAAGAGCTGTCCGGAACGGCCAGGATATGATTCATAAACATGACTTGGATTATGCTCTTGACCGTACCATCCTTGGAAGCACATCGCGTACATTACAGGATCATGATACAAAGCGGAGAGTAGCGATACATGAGGCAGGACATGCGATTGTTTCTGCTGTCACCAAACCTGGTTCAGTTCGTAAAGCCACCATTATTCCCCGTGGTGAAGCTCTTGGCTATGTGGCACCCATTCCTAAAGAATTGCATTTATCAACAACAAGTGACTTGCTGGATCGTGTAGCCATGATACTTGCCGGCGGTGTGGCCGAAAGAATGTTGTTGGGCGAGCACAGTATCGGGGTGAGCGGAGATGTTCAGCAGGCTAAACAAATTATCGAACAAATGGTGGATATTGGTATGCTTCAAGATGGTTTCACTTTAACTTTTAACAAGAAAGAAAAAGAAGTGAAAATGCAGGAATTGTATGCCAAAGGTTTAGAAAAAGCCGAGAATATTATTCAATCCCATCAACAACAGTATCAGCAATTAGTGGATGCTTTATTAAAGAAAGAAACATTAGAAGGTTTTGAAGTAGAACAGATTGTCCAAGGAATCGCTGCCTCACAACCTGATTCCACTCTGGCTCTAGCCTAA
- a CDS encoding IS1182 family transposase, with protein MLSKNTQINRDQIEMIALDQLVPADHLVRKIEAAVDFSFIYSLVEDLYSTKRGRSSIDPVVLIKMAFIQYTFGIRSMRQTIKEIETNMAYRWFLGFGFYDKVPHFSTFGKNYERRFKDTDLFEQIFYRILKEAADKKLVSSEHVFIDSTHVKASANKRKFEKKVVRKESKAYEARLQAEINSDREEHGKKPIPPDKYEKEENKEIKESTTDSESGYYVKDERTKQFAYSFHAAADRNGFVLGTIVTPGNVHDSTMLEPLVEKVIEKCGKPNAVAADAGYKTPAIAQYLIENEIRPALPYTRPRTKEGYLKKHDYVYDEHFDCYICPEGQVLDYRTTTKEGYRQYISNPVICKDCPLLAQCTQSQNHQKLIQRHIWEPYLEEAEHLRHTEENKIIYARRKETIERVFADAKEKHGMRWTTLRGLKKLSMQAMLTFAAMNLKKLATWTWKSPEMA; from the coding sequence ATGCTTTCGAAAAATACACAGATAAATCGTGACCAAATTGAAATGATTGCCTTAGATCAACTTGTACCTGCTGATCACTTGGTTCGCAAAATAGAAGCCGCAGTAGATTTTTCATTTATCTATTCATTGGTTGAAGATTTGTACTCAACTAAGCGCGGACGTTCAAGTATTGACCCTGTTGTATTAATTAAGATGGCTTTCATTCAATATACCTTCGGTATCCGTTCGATGCGTCAAACGATAAAGGAAATTGAAACAAATATGGCGTATCGCTGGTTTTTAGGATTTGGTTTTTATGATAAAGTACCCCACTTTTCAACTTTTGGTAAAAACTACGAACGTCGTTTTAAGGATACAGACTTATTTGAACAAATTTTCTACCGTATTTTAAAAGAGGCAGCAGATAAAAAGTTAGTTAGTTCGGAACATGTATTCATTGATTCAACTCACGTTAAAGCAAGTGCAAATAAACGCAAATTCGAAAAGAAAGTAGTTCGGAAAGAATCAAAAGCTTATGAAGCACGTCTTCAAGCAGAAATTAATAGTGATCGTGAAGAACATGGGAAAAAGCCCATCCCACCAGATAAATATGAAAAAGAAGAAAACAAAGAAATAAAAGAAAGTACAACAGATTCGGAGAGTGGTTACTATGTAAAAGACGAAAGGACAAAGCAATTTGCTTATTCATTTCATGCAGCCGCAGATAGAAATGGTTTTGTCCTGGGGACTATTGTAACTCCAGGTAACGTTCATGATAGTACAATGTTAGAGCCTCTAGTTGAAAAGGTCATTGAAAAATGTGGGAAACCTAATGCTGTAGCTGCTGATGCCGGATATAAAACACCTGCTATTGCTCAATATTTAATTGAAAATGAAATTCGCCCTGCTTTACCCTATACACGACCACGTACAAAGGAGGGATATTTGAAAAAGCACGATTATGTCTATGATGAGCACTTTGATTGTTACATATGTCCGGAAGGACAAGTTCTGGATTATAGAACGACTACTAAGGAAGGTTATCGACAGTACATCTCTAATCCTGTTATATGTAAGGATTGCCCACTTCTAGCACAATGTACACAAAGTCAAAATCATCAAAAGCTCATTCAACGACATATCTGGGAACCATATCTTGAAGAGGCTGAACATCTTCGTCATACAGAAGAGAATAAAATAATATATGCACGTCGTAAAGAAACAATTGAACGTGTATTCGCGGATGCGAAAGAAAAGCATGGTATGCGATGGACAACCTTAAGAGGTCTTAAAAAATTGTCCATGCAGGCGATGCTTACTTTTGCTGCTATGAATTTAAAGAAGTTGGCTACATGGACTTGGAAAAGTCCAGAAATGGCATAA
- the phaQ gene encoding poly-beta-hydroxybutyrate-responsive repressor, with amino-acid sequence MVNHDNQTVNPSKNFVLPFILLLLSKVSLHGYELSQKLEAFGFKTLDQGNLYRMLRQLEKDDLVSSEWDTTGAGPAKRRYSITKAGVTYLKGYANQLETYQSLLDQFFKMYTSVLELYLPSFQKKDSIEKVNMSKRRKDHGTEEE; translated from the coding sequence ATGGTAAACCATGACAATCAAACTGTCAATCCTTCAAAAAATTTTGTGCTGCCATTTATTTTATTGCTTCTAAGCAAGGTTTCGCTTCATGGGTATGAGCTTAGCCAGAAGTTGGAGGCATTCGGTTTTAAGACATTAGATCAAGGAAATTTATATCGGATGCTGCGGCAGCTGGAGAAGGATGACCTTGTCTCGTCAGAATGGGATACAACAGGAGCAGGTCCTGCAAAAAGAAGATACTCCATAACAAAAGCTGGTGTTACATACTTAAAAGGTTATGCCAACCAATTGGAAACCTATCAATCATTACTGGATCAATTTTTTAAAATGTATACCAGTGTTCTTGAGCTCTATTTGCCTTCTTTCCAAAAGAAGGATTCCATAGAGAAAGTAAATATGAGTAAGAGGAGGAAGGACCATGGCACAGAAGAAGAGTGA
- a CDS encoding YjcZ family sporulation protein — MFGYGGFGGYGFGGCGCGYGGFGYGGGFTLIVVLFILLIIVGAACYY; from the coding sequence ATGTTCGGATATGGAGGATTTGGCGGCTATGGTTTCGGCGGCTGCGGCTGCGGATACGGCGGCTTTGGCTATGGTGGCGGCTTCACTTTAATTGTTGTATTATTTATCCTGTTAATTATTGTAGGTGCAGCCTGCTATTATTAA
- a CDS encoding spore germination protein, protein MNSIKIHRLKKKRMPEKELKIETDRDECNNLERSLLDYSLLELRTEVEVAFGKTIDLKIIEGRIGQTAGLLFYLDTMVDSKTLKETTPRLFLKESDTGMILRTVEDLLIKGKEIFGGTGIKLVGTKEEIYTEVLNGCIVVVVHQLEKAISINMETNEKRSVIEPSTQTVIRGPKDGFIESISTNVSLIRRRIRNQNLAFEKFIIGESSNTTLYLGYVKGIANEAILQEARNRLAKIKVSAIFESGNIEELICDKTFTVFPLALNTERPDTVAANLMEGKIVILIDGTPFALLIPAVFVNFFEVAEDYYQNFFLGSFLRFIRYLSFMIALLTPSIYVGILTFHQELLPTPLLLSVIAQREGVPFPAVVEVLLMEITFEILREAGIRMPRTVGQMVSIVGALVIGQAAAEAGIISNIMIIIVAITAISNFVAPVYSFAAASRLIRFLLIISASILGLYGVLIILVAMVAHLSSLRSFSIPYLAPIAPLIIEDQKDVFVRFPFWSMKKRPKYLRAELEQKVFSDSSPAPPPMEGGNNS, encoded by the coding sequence ATGAATTCCATTAAAATACATAGATTGAAGAAGAAACGGATGCCGGAGAAGGAATTAAAAATCGAAACCGATCGCGACGAATGTAATAATTTAGAAAGAAGTCTTTTGGATTATAGTCTATTGGAATTAAGAACAGAAGTGGAAGTGGCTTTTGGAAAAACGATTGATCTAAAAATTATAGAAGGAAGAATCGGCCAAACAGCAGGACTTCTTTTTTATTTGGATACGATGGTTGATTCAAAGACACTAAAAGAAACAACACCGAGGTTATTTTTAAAAGAATCTGATACTGGAATGATTTTAAGGACGGTAGAAGACTTACTGATTAAAGGGAAAGAAATTTTTGGCGGAACAGGGATTAAGCTGGTTGGAACAAAAGAGGAAATTTATACAGAAGTATTAAATGGCTGTATTGTGGTCGTTGTTCATCAGCTAGAAAAGGCTATTTCTATTAATATGGAAACAAATGAAAAACGATCCGTTATAGAACCAAGCACACAAACAGTGATAAGAGGACCGAAGGATGGTTTCATTGAATCCATTTCAACAAATGTAAGTTTAATAAGGAGAAGAATCCGCAATCAAAATTTAGCCTTTGAAAAATTTATTATTGGTGAGTCGTCCAATACAACATTATATCTCGGTTATGTTAAAGGAATTGCTAATGAAGCCATTCTTCAGGAGGCTAGAAATAGGCTTGCGAAAATTAAAGTAAGCGCGATATTTGAATCTGGGAATATCGAAGAACTAATCTGCGATAAAACTTTTACCGTTTTCCCTTTAGCATTAAATACGGAACGTCCAGATACCGTTGCAGCCAATTTAATGGAAGGGAAAATTGTCATCTTAATTGATGGGACACCCTTTGCATTACTGATTCCTGCTGTATTTGTCAATTTCTTTGAAGTGGCGGAGGATTATTATCAGAATTTTTTTTTAGGGAGCTTTTTACGATTTATCAGGTATTTATCATTCATGATTGCGTTGTTAACTCCTTCTATTTATGTAGGAATATTGACATTTCATCAAGAATTGCTGCCAACCCCATTATTGTTAAGTGTTATTGCCCAAAGGGAGGGAGTGCCGTTTCCAGCTGTCGTAGAGGTCTTGCTCATGGAGATCACCTTTGAAATTTTAAGGGAAGCGGGAATTAGGATGCCCAGGACAGTTGGCCAAATGGTTTCTATCGTCGGGGCGCTTGTCATTGGACAAGCAGCTGCAGAAGCTGGGATCATTTCCAACATTATGATTATAATAGTGGCCATAACCGCAATCTCCAATTTTGTGGCTCCGGTCTATTCTTTTGCAGCCGCTTCACGGCTGATTCGCTTTTTATTGATTATTTCGGCTTCCATTTTAGGGCTGTATGGAGTATTAATAATTTTGGTGGCAATGGTAGCCCATTTAAGCTCCTTAAGGTCTTTTAGTATTCCATATTTAGCCCCTATTGCCCCACTCATTATCGAAGATCAGAAAGATGTTTTTGTTCGGTTTCCTTTCTGGTCTATGAAGAAGAGACCAAAATATCTGCGAGCCGAATTGGAACAGAAAGTCTTCTCTGATTCCTCTCCCGCTCCGCCTCCGATGGAAGGCGGGAATAATAGTTGA
- a CDS encoding Ger(x)C family spore germination protein — MNKLFLICTLLLSVLLSGCWDQRELSDVSVAIGMAVDKGEKEKYRLSVEGINATELNSKTAGGFTPSVVFTIEGDTIAELAQKMNVGASKHVIYSHMRTFVMSEEIAREGLISFLDYLERNREIRDDFNILISRGVSPDDILKVTYPLQKSSSLKLHTQLQSMVDVWGGDPNVRLNDVIQALTSPGKQPVMAAVSVRGNPKKGGSLDNLKMVTPNAMVVLDSLAIFKNYKLIGYVSLDDTRNYLWAEDKLSRTALSVPCGKDKFLAAQIYNSKTRKKAKMVRGIPVINISINSEAYIDAVQCSDDLTQVKTYEKYQKLAEEEIKRKVSATIKKVQQKYGSDIFGFGEDVYHQDYRNFKKVQNNWDKSFKEAIVHVYVKVQLRRSGIRTKSMLSNKK; from the coding sequence ATGAATAAACTATTCTTGATTTGCACGCTCTTACTGAGTGTTTTATTGTCGGGCTGCTGGGATCAACGAGAATTATCGGATGTATCTGTAGCAATTGGCATGGCGGTAGATAAAGGTGAAAAAGAGAAGTATCGGTTATCGGTTGAAGGAATTAATGCTACTGAATTAAACTCTAAAACGGCAGGAGGTTTTACCCCTTCAGTGGTATTTACGATAGAAGGAGATACAATTGCAGAACTCGCTCAGAAAATGAATGTTGGTGCTTCTAAACACGTCATATATTCTCATATGCGAACCTTTGTTATGAGTGAAGAGATCGCAAGAGAAGGGTTAATATCATTTTTGGATTATTTGGAGCGCAATCGGGAAATTAGGGATGATTTTAACATTTTAATCTCTCGGGGCGTTAGTCCTGATGACATATTAAAAGTTACGTATCCTTTACAAAAATCATCCTCTCTAAAACTCCACACCCAATTGCAGTCAATGGTAGATGTATGGGGAGGGGATCCGAATGTTCGCTTAAACGATGTCATCCAAGCCTTAACATCTCCTGGAAAACAGCCGGTAATGGCTGCAGTTTCTGTCAGAGGCAATCCCAAAAAAGGTGGATCACTTGATAATTTAAAGATGGTTACTCCAAACGCAATGGTAGTCCTAGATTCATTGGCCATTTTCAAGAATTACAAGTTGATTGGTTATGTATCATTAGATGATACTCGAAATTATTTGTGGGCAGAAGATAAACTGTCAAGAACTGCTTTATCCGTGCCATGCGGAAAGGATAAGTTTCTGGCGGCGCAAATTTATAATTCAAAAACAAGGAAAAAGGCAAAGATGGTTCGAGGGATACCAGTCATTAATATCAGTATCAACTCAGAAGCCTACATTGATGCGGTTCAATGTAGTGATGATTTAACTCAAGTAAAAACATATGAAAAATACCAAAAGTTAGCGGAGGAGGAAATTAAACGAAAAGTTTCAGCCACCATTAAAAAAGTCCAACAAAAATATGGGAGTGATATTTTTGGCTTTGGAGAGGATGTATACCACCAAGACTATCGTAATTTCAAAAAGGTGCAAAATAATTGGGATAAGAGCTTTAAAGAGGCGATAGTGCATGTCTACGTGAAAGTACAGCTACGCAGGTCTGGTATACGTACAAAAAGTATGCTTAGTAATAAAAAATGA
- a CDS encoding YjcZ family sporulation protein produces MTAAGGYGAGFALIVVLFILLIIVGASWCGGFY; encoded by the coding sequence ATGACTGCAGCTGGTGGTTACGGTGCAGGTTTTGCGCTAATCGTTGTACTGTTCATTTTATTAATTATCGTTGGGGCATCTTGGTGCGGAGGATTCTATTAA
- a CDS encoding alpha/beta fold hydrolase, which produces MEISKLSKAGIPYLHFGKGEPFVLIHGLGEMKEGWKNQFELADQYELIIPDLRGHGECFKTIGITIQNFAADIIGLLKELEIETAHILGLSMGGAVAQEIYRQAPSMVRSLMLISTFHYFPNRLKEFLFNNRKEKFECVSASGDPAEYIARMALFSWNKDTAEEFYQFFQPKKQVFIDSLKACLEVNNLTLLPKIKVPTLIIGGQYDSILPVWIQVCMHKRIPHSKFTILRNTGHIAKLEAKDRFNSMLRNFLNQQRSAV; this is translated from the coding sequence ATGGAAATTTCAAAGTTAAGTAAAGCAGGTATCCCGTATTTGCATTTTGGTAAAGGGGAGCCCTTTGTCCTCATTCATGGTCTGGGTGAAATGAAAGAAGGTTGGAAAAACCAGTTTGAATTAGCCGATCAGTATGAGTTGATCATACCTGATTTACGGGGACATGGAGAATGTTTTAAAACAATAGGGATTACCATTCAAAATTTTGCCGCCGACATCATTGGATTATTGAAAGAATTAGAAATTGAAACCGCTCATATTTTGGGTTTATCAATGGGCGGTGCCGTTGCCCAAGAAATTTATCGACAGGCGCCTTCGATGGTTCGTTCCCTCATGTTAATTAGCACTTTTCACTATTTTCCAAACAGACTAAAAGAATTCCTATTTAACAATCGAAAGGAAAAGTTTGAATGCGTTTCAGCTTCTGGCGATCCTGCTGAGTATATTGCACGAATGGCACTTTTTTCATGGAATAAAGATACGGCAGAGGAGTTTTACCAATTTTTTCAACCAAAGAAACAGGTTTTTATTGATTCCCTTAAGGCTTGCTTGGAAGTCAATAATTTAACTTTATTACCTAAAATAAAGGTCCCGACATTGATCATTGGCGGCCAGTATGATTCAATATTACCTGTTTGGATTCAAGTTTGCATGCACAAGCGAATACCTCATTCAAAATTCACTATTTTGAGGAATACCGGTCATATTGCCAAACTGGAAGCCAAAGACCGGTTTAACTCCATGCTGCGTAATTTCCTCAACCAGCAAAGGTCTGCTGTCTAA
- a CDS encoding GerAB/ArcD/ProY family transporter: protein MMEKENISLAQLLTLLINFLLGSAIVVGVGTDAQNDAWIAIMISSFLGIGIVFFFHYLNSRLPGKNLYQIIEFCLGRKIAIVLSFFYVVYFCYISSRVVRDFGELIASAIMPNTPIEIISLTFSLLMAYVIYLGLEVIARTSEIFTPYLFGFFLLVTIFLIMNGSVNLERIQPILGEGLMPVMKTVFTKLAFFPYGELIVFTVIFSNVTNKKYSLRIAMIGVAIASLLLLVSSVLMIGTLGIDSVQRSNFPLLSTVRNVSIGKFIERIDALAVFIMMLGIFVKGNIFLFGGLKGLEYIFNLPFRYFVLPISVLVALFSVLVSIDFADHIQEGLQMVPLYLHLPFQFCIPGLIFLIVIWKQRKGNKVK, encoded by the coding sequence ATGATGGAAAAGGAGAATATCTCTTTAGCACAGCTTCTTACATTACTAATCAATTTTTTGCTCGGAAGTGCGATCGTGGTCGGAGTGGGGACTGATGCTCAAAATGATGCATGGATAGCCATTATGATTTCTTCCTTTCTTGGTATAGGAATTGTATTTTTTTTTCATTATTTAAATAGCCGCCTTCCAGGAAAAAATTTATATCAAATTATAGAATTCTGTTTGGGCAGAAAAATAGCGATCGTTCTTTCATTTTTTTATGTTGTTTATTTTTGCTATATTTCCAGCAGAGTGGTGCGGGATTTCGGAGAATTAATAGCATCCGCCATTATGCCAAATACTCCAATTGAAATCATTTCGTTGACATTCTCATTATTAATGGCCTATGTCATCTATTTAGGTCTTGAAGTAATCGCAAGAACATCCGAAATTTTTACTCCATATTTGTTTGGCTTTTTCTTGTTAGTAACCATTTTTTTAATTATGAATGGAAGTGTGAATTTAGAGCGGATTCAGCCAATCCTTGGAGAAGGATTGATGCCGGTTATGAAAACGGTTTTTACTAAGTTAGCATTTTTTCCATATGGCGAACTTATTGTTTTTACTGTCATTTTTTCGAATGTGACAAATAAAAAGTATAGCTTACGAATTGCAATGATAGGGGTAGCCATAGCTTCCCTGCTGTTGTTGGTTTCTTCTGTTTTAATGATCGGAACGCTTGGCATCGATTCTGTGCAACGATCCAATTTTCCCCTTTTAAGTACAGTAAGAAATGTGTCGATAGGCAAATTTATTGAAAGAATTGATGCCCTTGCTGTGTTTATTATGATGCTGGGTATTTTTGTGAAAGGGAATATTTTTTTATTTGGGGGATTAAAAGGGCTGGAGTATATATTTAATTTGCCATTTCGATATTTTGTTTTGCCGATCTCTGTGCTAGTGGCGCTTTTTTCCGTGCTGGTATCCATTGATTTTGCTGACCACATTCAGGAAGGGCTTCAGATGGTACCATTATATCTCCATCTTCCATTTCAATTTTGTATTCCAGGTTTGATCTTTCTAATTGTTATTTGGAAGCAGCGCAAAGGAAATAAAGTGAAATGA
- a CDS encoding glycerophosphodiester phosphodiesterase has protein sequence MEQKKLKKYVTILMIIFVAAYRLLKKQIKAQSHFKPLKIGHRGAAGYCPENTFASFHKALELGADYLEIDIQMTKDEELVVIHDATVNRTSNGKGKVKDFTLSEIQTLDAGSWFKPEFAGEKIPSFNEFLDEFAGKAGLLIELKKPSLYPGIEAKLANELIKRGLVGANKHPIIVQSFDRTSLKHFHNLLPSVPIGVLVKNRAVNGIPNKDLQFFSEFATYINPKIAIVNKRLINRIHQHGFKVFIWTVKKKSEANMLQRIGVDGIVSDYPDFF, from the coding sequence TTGGAGCAGAAAAAATTGAAAAAATATGTGACCATTCTGATGATCATCTTTGTAGCGGCTTATCGCTTGTTAAAAAAACAAATAAAGGCTCAAAGCCATTTTAAACCATTAAAAATTGGCCATCGAGGTGCCGCCGGATATTGCCCAGAAAATACATTTGCCTCCTTTCACAAAGCATTGGAATTAGGTGCAGATTATCTTGAAATTGATATTCAGATGACAAAAGATGAGGAGTTAGTTGTGATTCATGACGCGACTGTCAACCGGACTTCAAATGGAAAAGGGAAAGTGAAGGATTTTACCTTAAGCGAGATTCAAACCCTTGATGCCGGCTCATGGTTTAAACCTGAATTTGCTGGAGAAAAGATTCCTTCTTTCAATGAATTTTTGGATGAATTTGCAGGTAAAGCAGGCTTATTAATTGAATTAAAAAAGCCTTCCTTATACCCTGGCATCGAAGCGAAATTGGCAAATGAGTTGATAAAAAGAGGGTTAGTTGGAGCAAACAAACACCCAATTATTGTCCAGTCTTTTGACAGAACTTCACTGAAACACTTCCACAATCTTCTGCCTTCTGTGCCAATTGGGGTGTTGGTCAAAAATCGAGCAGTGAATGGAATTCCAAATAAAGATTTACAATTTTTTTCTGAATTTGCTACATATATTAATCCTAAAATCGCGATAGTTAACAAACGGCTCATAAATCGGATCCATCAGCACGGTTTTAAGGTTTTTATTTGGACCGTTAAGAAAAAAAGCGAGGCAAATATGTTACAGCGAATTGGTGTTGATGGAATCGTCAGTGATTATCCCGACTTTTTTTAA